Proteins encoded within one genomic window of Nonomuraea gerenzanensis:
- a CDS encoding PP2C family protein-serine/threonine phosphatase, whose translation MKHNIRYAAGSDVGRRREQNEDSGYASGRLLVVADGMGGHAAGELASSAAIAVMRELDATLPETGSDLEAALEGAVHEAARRLVELADIDPARRGMGTTVTAMLWDGYHFALAHLGDSRGYLLRDGALYQMTKDHTLVQSMVDEGRITEDQAAVHPRRSMVLRVLGSEGRAEPDMALREAEPDDRYLLCSDGLTTVLGPEMLHEVLTTVTDPAACVQRLIDLANEGGSPDNVTVIVADVVAPGMGDEGVYRVGAGS comes from the coding sequence ATGAAGCACAACATCCGCTATGCCGCCGGATCAGATGTGGGCCGCCGCAGGGAGCAGAACGAGGATTCTGGCTACGCGAGCGGCCGGTTGCTCGTGGTGGCTGACGGGATGGGTGGACACGCGGCCGGCGAGCTGGCGAGCTCGGCGGCGATCGCCGTCATGCGCGAGCTGGATGCCACGCTTCCCGAGACGGGCTCGGACCTGGAGGCGGCCCTGGAGGGCGCCGTGCACGAGGCGGCCCGCAGGCTGGTCGAGCTGGCCGACATCGACCCCGCGCGCAGGGGCATGGGGACCACGGTGACCGCCATGCTGTGGGATGGCTACCACTTCGCCCTGGCTCATCTCGGTGACTCCCGCGGATACTTGCTTCGCGATGGCGCGCTCTACCAGATGACCAAGGATCACACACTTGTGCAGTCGATGGTGGACGAAGGCCGGATAACGGAGGATCAAGCCGCTGTGCACCCCCGCCGCTCGATGGTGCTGCGGGTGCTGGGCAGCGAAGGCAGGGCGGAGCCCGACATGGCGCTGCGCGAAGCCGAGCCTGATGATCGCTACCTCCTCTGCTCCGACGGGCTCACGACCGTGCTCGGGCCCGAGATGCTGCACGAAGTGCTGACCACGGTGACAGACCCGGCGGCGTGCGTCCAGCGGCTCATCGATCTGGCGAACGAGGGAGGTTCGCCGGACAACGTCACCGTGATCGTGGCCGACGTGGTCGCGCCCGGCATGGGTGACGAGGGTGTCTACCGGGTGGGCGCCGGCTCCTAA
- a CDS encoding carbohydrate ABC transporter permease, with amino-acid sequence MRLRYLTLTAVAFFSAFPLYYSVVVASRHNSALAEVPPPLIPGGNFFANVSRVFDTVPFGLALANSVIVAGSISIAVMFFSTLAGFAFAKLQFRGRNIMLVITVATMMVPAQLGIIPLYMLMVKLEWTGTNYALIVPALVNAFGVFFMTQYLSRALPTELLEAGRVDGCSTWGLFWHVVLPAARPAAAVLGMLTFMSAWNDYFWPLVVLTPDNPTVQVALSTLASGYVNDYVLGLAGTAIGTLPLVAVFALFGKQIIGGIMQGAVKG; translated from the coding sequence GTGAGACTGCGTTACCTCACCCTGACCGCGGTGGCCTTCTTCTCGGCGTTCCCGCTGTACTACAGCGTCGTGGTGGCCTCCAGGCACAACTCCGCGCTGGCCGAGGTGCCGCCGCCGCTGATCCCCGGCGGGAACTTCTTCGCCAACGTCTCCCGGGTCTTCGACACCGTGCCCTTCGGGCTCGCGCTGGCCAACTCGGTCATCGTGGCGGGCTCGATCTCGATCGCGGTGATGTTCTTCTCGACGCTGGCCGGATTCGCCTTCGCCAAGCTGCAGTTCAGGGGCAGGAACATCATGCTGGTGATCACGGTCGCGACCATGATGGTCCCGGCGCAGCTCGGCATCATCCCGCTCTACATGCTCATGGTGAAGCTGGAGTGGACCGGCACCAACTACGCGCTGATCGTGCCCGCGCTGGTCAACGCGTTCGGCGTGTTCTTCATGACGCAGTACCTCTCACGCGCCCTGCCCACCGAGCTGCTGGAGGCCGGGCGGGTGGACGGCTGCTCGACGTGGGGGCTGTTCTGGCACGTGGTGCTGCCGGCCGCGCGGCCGGCCGCGGCGGTGCTCGGCATGCTGACGTTCATGTCGGCCTGGAACGACTACTTCTGGCCGCTGGTGGTGCTCACCCCGGACAATCCGACCGTCCAGGTGGCGCTGTCGACCCTGGCCAGCGGGTACGTCAACGACTACGTGCTCGGGCTCGCGGGCACCGCGATCGGGACCCTGCCGCTCGTGGCCGTCTTCGCCCTGTTCGGCAAGCAAATCATCGGTGGAATCATGCAAGGAGCTGTTAAGGGATGA
- a CDS encoding glucose 1-dehydrogenase: MRALTFVPGEKGTLEVAEVPDPEPGRGELLVEGLALGICGTDRELDQAEYGWPPPGKDRMVIGHESLGRVLESPEGSAFSPGDLVVGVVRRPDPEPCGACRHGEFDMCRNGRYTERGIKEIDGYGSQRWTVEAAYAVRLDPALADVGVLVEPASVVAKAWEQIERIGSRSWFEPRTLLVTGAGPIGLLAALIGQQRGMEVHVLDRAPRGLKSDLVEALGGTYHSDSSLASFTQAKPDIIIECTGAGQLVIDSLVTTSAVGIVCLCGLAPGGRTHRVDAGVINRDIVLENDVIFGTVNANLRHYRDAAAALAGADRGWLERLITRRVPLSRALEAFEAAQDDVKVVIDLTQ, translated from the coding sequence ATGCGCGCGCTGACGTTCGTACCGGGTGAGAAGGGCACGCTAGAGGTGGCGGAGGTGCCCGACCCGGAGCCGGGGCGGGGCGAACTGCTCGTCGAGGGGCTCGCCCTGGGCATCTGCGGGACCGATCGGGAGCTGGACCAGGCCGAGTACGGCTGGCCGCCGCCCGGCAAGGATCGCATGGTGATCGGGCACGAGTCGCTCGGCCGGGTGCTGGAGTCGCCGGAAGGCTCCGCGTTCTCGCCCGGGGACCTGGTGGTGGGCGTGGTCCGCCGGCCCGACCCGGAGCCATGCGGGGCCTGCAGGCACGGCGAGTTCGACATGTGCCGCAACGGCCGCTACACCGAGCGGGGCATCAAGGAGATCGACGGGTACGGCAGCCAGCGGTGGACCGTCGAGGCCGCCTACGCGGTGCGGCTGGACCCGGCGCTGGCGGACGTCGGCGTGCTGGTCGAGCCCGCGTCGGTGGTGGCCAAGGCGTGGGAGCAGATCGAACGGATCGGCTCGCGCTCCTGGTTCGAGCCGCGCACGCTCCTGGTCACCGGCGCGGGGCCGATCGGGCTGCTGGCGGCGCTGATCGGGCAGCAGCGCGGGATGGAGGTGCACGTGCTCGACCGCGCGCCGCGCGGCCTCAAGTCCGACCTGGTGGAGGCGCTCGGCGGGACCTACCACTCGGACTCCTCCCTGGCGTCCTTCACGCAGGCCAAGCCGGACATCATCATCGAGTGCACGGGGGCGGGGCAGCTCGTCATCGACTCCCTGGTCACCACGTCCGCGGTGGGCATCGTGTGCCTGTGCGGGCTCGCCCCGGGCGGGCGTACGCACCGGGTGGACGCGGGGGTGATCAACCGGGACATCGTCCTGGAGAACGACGTGATCTTCGGCACCGTGAACGCGAACCTCCGGCACTACCGGGACGCGGCGGCGGCGCTGGCGGGGGCGGATCGGGGGTGGCTGGAGCGGTTGATCACGCGGCGGGTTCCGCTGTCACGCGCGCTGGAGGCCTTCGAGGCGGCTCAGGACGATGTCAAGGTGGTCATCGACCTGACGCAGTAG
- a CDS encoding iron chelate uptake ABC transporter family permease subunit, protein MHDLRLPRTLLGRCVGLALGLARALMQGLTRNPPADPGLLGVDSGASLAAVCSILFFGGCRADRVPTSPAERALRGVRPEERALSGNTDRYLTSIDSSM, encoded by the coding sequence GTGCACGACCTCCGCCTGCCGCGCACGCTGCTCGGCCGCTGCGTCGGCCTGGCGCTGGGCCTGGCGAGGGCGCTCATGCAGGGGCTGACCCGCAACCCGCCGGCCGACCCCGGGCTGCTCGGCGTGGACTCGGGCGCATCGCTGGCCGCCGTCTGCTCGATCCTGTTCTTCGGGGGCTGCCGGGCCGATCGGGTTCCCACCTCACCAGCCGAACGGGCCCTACGAGGGGTGCGCCCCGAAGAACGCGCTCTCTCAGGTAACACGGATCGTTATTTAACCTCGATTGACAGCAGCATGTGA
- a CDS encoding carbohydrate ABC transporter permease: MSTLPLAVTRRRRRSVRHTLDVRVSPYAYVAPFFLLFCAFGLFPLVYTAWVSLHEWTLLSETQEFIGLGNYSTLLTDAYFWNATFNTLSIGVLSTVPQLALAIWLAHLLNRRLRFQTFFRIALLLPNVTSVVAVVVIFSQLFGRDFGMINWMLSWFGAGHIDWAAGTATSHIALSVMIMWRWTGYNALIFLAAMQAVPRELYEAATLDGASNFTQLRRITIPMIRPTIIFVVIVSTIGAMQIIAEPMLFGQSSGGGGGIATGGPDRQFQTLALFVYEQGFANSTFDFGYASAASWLMFVAVVVVAGINFLITRKVKGGLV; the protein is encoded by the coding sequence ATGAGCACCCTTCCCCTCGCGGTCACGCGACGGCGTAGGCGCAGCGTGCGGCACACCCTCGACGTGAGGGTGTCGCCGTACGCCTACGTGGCCCCGTTCTTCCTGCTGTTCTGCGCCTTCGGGCTGTTCCCGCTGGTCTACACGGCCTGGGTGAGCCTGCACGAGTGGACGTTGCTCTCCGAGACGCAGGAGTTCATCGGCCTGGGCAACTACTCGACGCTGCTCACCGACGCCTACTTCTGGAACGCCACCTTCAACACCCTGTCGATCGGCGTGCTGTCCACCGTGCCGCAGCTCGCGCTGGCCATCTGGCTGGCGCACCTGCTCAACCGGCGGCTGCGCTTCCAGACCTTCTTCCGGATCGCGCTGCTGCTGCCGAACGTCACCAGCGTGGTGGCGGTCGTGGTGATCTTCAGCCAGCTCTTCGGCCGGGACTTCGGCATGATCAACTGGATGCTGTCCTGGTTCGGGGCCGGCCACATCGACTGGGCGGCGGGCACGGCCACCTCGCACATCGCGCTCTCGGTGATGATCATGTGGCGGTGGACCGGCTACAACGCGCTGATCTTCCTGGCCGCCATGCAGGCCGTCCCGCGCGAGCTGTACGAGGCCGCCACCCTCGACGGGGCGAGCAACTTCACCCAGCTCCGACGCATCACGATCCCGATGATCCGGCCGACGATCATCTTCGTGGTCATCGTCTCCACGATCGGCGCCATGCAGATCATCGCCGAGCCCATGCTGTTCGGGCAGAGCAGCGGCGGCGGTGGCGGCATCGCCACGGGCGGCCCCGACCGCCAGTTCCAGACGCTGGCGCTGTTCGTCTACGAGCAGGGCTTCGCGAACTCGACGTTCGACTTCGGCTACGCCTCGGCGGCGTCGTGGCTGATGTTCGTGGCCGTGGTGGTGGTCGCCGGGATCAACTTCCTGATCACCCGCAAGGTGAAGGGAGGTCTGGTGTGA
- a CDS encoding N-6 DNA methylase — protein MSHDPTVNAGDIARLAGVGRAAVSNWRRRHDDFPQPIGGTANQPLFSLRQVESWLRRYGKSYQVSLGDRVWQRLKAAGDLRLGELVAQAGLLLTRSDTQAGPLITKAGRAADDDDGDGVGVGATGGLDSELAELVRELGEQHGAPAAYEFLCERYLEAHSRQLSVTREDVAALMRRLVSAEGTTVLDPACGVGTLLLAPGSAARVLGQELSATSAVITASRLLLRGVEARVVAGDTMRHDGFAGERADAVVCDPPFNERAWGYEELTGDPRWEYGLPPRGEPELAWVQHCLTHVKPRGLVAILMPPAAASRKAGRRIRANLLRAGALRAVVALPGSDLWLLRRPAAGERPPSDVLILDATADLSVVEPAWQAYLEDRSDQTVRIIDLLADEVDMTPARHQRRDDVGRAFAEARDRFLAAAAVPPDLKVLEQPLDQPATTLGDLIKEGLVTTVQAPPKMSADGGDVPVLTTDDVLNGGAPSGLTTMQQGLVPVQPGDVVASYSAVRVLEDGGGAVLGPHLTLYRVDSRRLDPDFLAGFLRAAGGRVTTGSSRFDVRRTRLPRLSLKEQKAYGEAFRQLAVLEDAIRETSTLGQTLIRLGLDGLADGHLHPQS, from the coding sequence ATGAGCCACGACCCGACCGTGAACGCCGGGGACATCGCCCGGCTCGCGGGTGTCGGGCGTGCCGCGGTGAGCAACTGGCGACGTCGCCACGACGACTTCCCCCAGCCCATCGGCGGCACCGCCAACCAGCCGCTGTTCTCGCTGCGGCAGGTCGAGTCATGGCTGCGGCGCTATGGGAAGTCCTACCAGGTATCGCTGGGAGATCGGGTCTGGCAACGCCTGAAAGCCGCGGGCGATTTGCGGCTGGGCGAGCTGGTGGCCCAGGCCGGGCTCCTGCTGACCAGGTCCGACACCCAGGCAGGCCCGCTGATCACGAAGGCGGGTCGCGCCGCCGACGATGACGACGGCGATGGCGTGGGCGTGGGCGCCACCGGCGGGCTCGACAGCGAGCTGGCGGAGCTCGTCCGCGAGCTGGGCGAGCAGCACGGCGCGCCGGCCGCCTACGAGTTCCTCTGCGAGCGCTACCTCGAAGCCCACTCCCGGCAGCTCTCGGTCACCCGCGAGGACGTGGCCGCGCTGATGCGCCGCCTCGTCAGCGCCGAGGGCACGACCGTGCTCGACCCGGCCTGCGGCGTCGGCACCCTGCTGCTCGCCCCCGGCTCGGCGGCACGCGTGCTCGGCCAGGAGCTCAGCGCGACCTCCGCCGTCATCACCGCCTCCAGGCTGCTGCTGCGCGGCGTCGAGGCCAGGGTCGTGGCCGGCGACACCATGCGGCACGACGGCTTCGCGGGCGAGCGGGCCGACGCCGTCGTGTGCGATCCGCCGTTCAACGAGCGGGCCTGGGGCTACGAGGAGCTGACCGGCGACCCGCGCTGGGAGTACGGCCTGCCGCCGCGCGGCGAGCCCGAGCTGGCCTGGGTGCAGCACTGCCTCACGCACGTCAAGCCGCGCGGCCTGGTCGCCATCCTCATGCCACCCGCCGCCGCCAGCCGCAAGGCGGGCCGCCGCATCCGCGCCAACCTGCTGCGCGCGGGCGCGCTGCGGGCCGTCGTCGCGCTGCCCGGCAGCGACCTGTGGCTGCTGCGCCGCCCGGCCGCCGGCGAGCGGCCGCCGTCCGACGTGCTCATCCTGGACGCCACGGCCGACCTGTCGGTGGTCGAGCCGGCCTGGCAGGCGTACCTGGAGGACCGTTCCGACCAGACCGTACGCATCATCGACCTGCTGGCCGACGAGGTCGACATGACCCCGGCGCGGCACCAGCGGCGCGACGACGTGGGCCGGGCGTTCGCCGAGGCCCGCGACCGCTTCCTGGCGGCGGCGGCCGTGCCGCCGGACCTGAAGGTGCTGGAGCAGCCGCTCGACCAGCCCGCCACCACGCTCGGCGACCTGATCAAGGAGGGCCTGGTGACCACGGTCCAGGCTCCGCCCAAGATGTCCGCCGACGGCGGCGACGTGCCGGTCCTGACGACCGATGACGTGCTCAACGGCGGCGCCCCCTCCGGCCTGACCACGATGCAGCAGGGCCTCGTGCCGGTCCAGCCGGGCGACGTGGTGGCGTCCTACTCGGCCGTACGGGTGCTGGAGGACGGCGGCGGCGCCGTGCTGGGGCCGCACCTGACGCTGTACCGGGTCGACTCGCGCAGGCTCGACCCCGACTTCCTGGCCGGCTTCCTGCGGGCCGCCGGCGGGCGGGTGACGACCGGCTCCAGCAGGTTCGACGTGCGGCGCACCCGCCTGCCCCGGCTGTCGCTGAAGGAGCAGAAGGCGTACGGGGAGGCGTTCAGGCAACTGGCCGTGCTGGAGGACGCCATCCGTGAGACCTCGACGCTGGGGCAGACCCTGATCCGGCTGGGCCTCGACGGCCTCGCCGACGGGCACCTGCACCCGCAGTCCTGA
- a CDS encoding serine/threonine-protein kinase — MVIGDRYELDDLPLGQGGMGAVYAGHDRHLDRRVAVKLLRLPSGPDHELERRFIREARILARLEHPGAPVLYDFGTHEQRLYQVMQFIEGVTVADVVHEHGPLPVPWAAAIAAQACAVLSAAHALAICHRDLKPTNLMLCPDGSVKVLDFGLAMLRESDVTTFTRIGQILGTPAYMAPEQIQHGVAEPRSDLYSLGCVLHEMLSGRQLFTGPTDYVVFEKQVKERPPQIPGLPEPLSALLAQLLEKQPGDRPADADELYERLDPFAVDLPMLPGFLTEAPSPGRMYARMAGRALTS; from the coding sequence ATGGTCATCGGTGACCGCTATGAGCTCGACGACCTCCCCCTGGGGCAGGGCGGCATGGGAGCGGTCTACGCCGGCCACGACCGCCACCTCGACCGCCGGGTCGCGGTGAAGCTGCTGCGGCTGCCCAGCGGGCCCGATCACGAGCTGGAGCGCAGGTTCATCCGCGAGGCGCGCATCCTGGCCAGGCTGGAGCATCCGGGCGCCCCCGTCCTGTACGACTTCGGCACCCACGAGCAGCGCCTCTACCAGGTGATGCAGTTCATCGAAGGCGTCACCGTGGCCGACGTGGTGCACGAGCACGGGCCGCTGCCGGTGCCGTGGGCGGCGGCGATCGCGGCGCAGGCGTGCGCGGTCCTGTCGGCGGCGCACGCGCTGGCGATCTGCCATCGCGACCTCAAGCCGACCAACCTCATGCTCTGCCCCGACGGCAGCGTGAAGGTGCTGGACTTCGGGCTGGCGATGTTGCGGGAGTCGGACGTCACGACGTTCACCAGGATCGGCCAGATCCTGGGCACGCCGGCGTACATGGCTCCCGAGCAGATCCAGCACGGCGTCGCCGAGCCGCGCAGCGACCTGTACTCGCTCGGCTGCGTGCTGCACGAGATGCTGAGCGGGCGGCAGCTCTTCACCGGGCCGACCGACTACGTGGTCTTCGAGAAGCAGGTCAAGGAGCGCCCGCCGCAGATCCCGGGGCTGCCGGAGCCGCTGAGCGCGCTGCTGGCGCAACTGCTGGAGAAGCAGCCCGGCGACCGGCCCGCCGACGCCGACGAGCTGTACGAGCGGCTCGACCCGTTCGCGGTGGACCTGCCGATGTTGCCGGGCTTCCTGACCGAGGCGCCGAGCCCGGGCCGCATGTACGCCCGGATGGCCGGGCGTGCGCTGACCTCCTGA
- a CDS encoding CHAP domain-containing protein, translating into MRQELGYKEKSGQLTKFGQWYADRVQDTQYRDAPWCDMFLAWAANKAGLSDYVGEFAWTPSHAAWFIQQNAWSRQPEPGALVFFDWRGGKSYKGIDHVGVVERVEGKKIHTIEANVDRVWLKRKTRDTDKVVGYGLPRMVKGNLERLDEIRSTERPFVAPPRSETGQGSPLDVLGTPPALLAAMVLMTIVLSLRVTGRRRGSHRRLSWLPLRSSRGPVPPAGPRVPSPRNPLAQPPANGKPPAPANGKAAASASGKAPAPARARPRDKAPVPAGSPARAPERPTAPKRRKPYDAG; encoded by the coding sequence GTGCGGCAGGAACTCGGTTACAAGGAGAAGAGCGGCCAGCTCACCAAGTTCGGTCAGTGGTACGCGGATCGCGTCCAAGACACCCAGTACCGCGACGCGCCCTGGTGTGACATGTTCCTCGCCTGGGCCGCGAACAAGGCCGGCCTCTCCGACTACGTCGGCGAGTTCGCCTGGACCCCTTCCCACGCGGCCTGGTTCATCCAGCAGAACGCCTGGAGCCGTCAGCCCGAGCCGGGAGCACTGGTCTTCTTCGACTGGCGCGGGGGCAAGAGCTACAAGGGCATCGACCACGTCGGGGTCGTCGAGCGGGTCGAGGGCAAGAAGATCCACACCATCGAGGCGAACGTGGACCGGGTCTGGCTCAAGCGCAAGACCAGGGACACGGACAAGGTCGTGGGGTACGGCCTGCCGCGCATGGTCAAGGGCAACCTGGAGCGGCTGGACGAGATCCGGTCCACCGAGCGGCCCTTCGTGGCGCCCCCGAGGTCCGAGACCGGGCAGGGGTCGCCGCTGGACGTGCTGGGCACGCCGCCCGCGTTGCTGGCCGCGATGGTGCTGATGACGATCGTGCTCTCCTTACGCGTCACGGGGCGGCGGCGGGGCAGCCATCGGCGCCTGTCGTGGCTGCCGTTGCGGTCCTCCCGCGGGCCGGTCCCGCCGGCCGGGCCCCGCGTTCCCTCACCCAGGAATCCGCTCGCGCAGCCTCCCGCGAACGGCAAGCCGCCAGCTCCCGCGAACGGCAAGGCCGCAGCCTCCGCGAGCGGCAAGGCGCCGGCCCCTGCGCGAGCGCGGCCACGGGACAAGGCGCCGGTTCCGGCGGGATCGCCCGCGCGAGCGCCGGAACGGCCCACCGCGCCCAAGCGCCGCAAGCCCTACGACGCCGGCTGA
- a CDS encoding ABC transporter substrate-binding protein produces the protein MAPRIRRLGLPLLTASVLALATACGGGGGGGDTATESSAKPGEKIKLTVDLFGDFGFKPLYEEYKKSHPNIEIVENVTQFNDHHSNLVKRLATNAGAGDVAAVEVGYISTFTAQPGKFTDLKQYGLDKRQADYLDWKWQQGLSKDGAQVLGLGTDVGGLAMCYRKDLFKKAGLPEDREEVSALWPTWEQYIETGKKFAAANVAGAKFVDSPGEIFRAMVNQAPVGLYDAQDNIIVESNPDVKKAWDLSNQLTADGLTAKLAAFSPPWNTGFAKGSFATIICPAWMTGFIQEQAKDSAGKWDIASVPGGSGNSGGSHLMVPKQSKHPKEAAELIDFLTSKENQAKVFKEEGTFPSIPALYDDPSIQNFTKPFFGDAPIGKIYSDAAKALKPQHLGPKEADVRTAIGNGLGRVEQGKQTPEEAWAQVLEDVKKIK, from the coding sequence ATGGCCCCTCGCATCCGGCGGCTCGGCCTGCCGTTGCTCACCGCGTCCGTCCTCGCCCTGGCGACGGCGTGCGGCGGTGGTGGAGGCGGCGGCGACACCGCCACCGAGTCGAGCGCCAAGCCCGGAGAGAAGATCAAGCTGACGGTCGACCTGTTCGGCGACTTCGGCTTCAAGCCGCTCTACGAGGAGTACAAGAAGTCGCACCCGAACATCGAGATCGTCGAGAACGTCACGCAGTTCAACGACCACCACAGCAACCTGGTCAAGCGGCTGGCCACGAACGCCGGCGCGGGGGACGTCGCGGCGGTCGAGGTGGGCTACATCAGCACGTTCACCGCCCAGCCTGGCAAGTTCACCGACCTCAAGCAGTACGGGCTCGACAAGCGCCAGGCCGACTACCTCGACTGGAAGTGGCAGCAGGGCCTGAGCAAGGACGGCGCGCAGGTGCTCGGCCTCGGCACCGACGTGGGCGGGCTGGCCATGTGCTACCGCAAGGACCTGTTCAAGAAGGCCGGGCTGCCCGAGGACCGCGAGGAGGTGTCGGCGCTCTGGCCCACCTGGGAGCAGTACATCGAGACGGGCAAGAAGTTCGCCGCCGCGAACGTGGCCGGCGCCAAGTTCGTCGACTCCCCCGGTGAGATCTTCCGCGCCATGGTCAACCAGGCGCCCGTCGGCCTGTACGACGCCCAGGACAACATCATCGTGGAGTCCAACCCCGACGTGAAGAAGGCCTGGGACCTGTCGAACCAGCTCACCGCGGACGGCCTGACCGCCAAGCTGGCCGCCTTCTCGCCGCCGTGGAACACCGGCTTCGCCAAGGGCTCGTTCGCCACGATCATCTGCCCGGCCTGGATGACCGGCTTCATCCAGGAGCAGGCCAAGGACTCCGCCGGCAAGTGGGACATCGCCAGCGTGCCCGGCGGCTCCGGCAACAGCGGCGGCTCGCACCTGATGGTGCCCAAGCAGAGCAAGCACCCGAAGGAGGCGGCCGAGCTGATCGACTTCCTCACCTCCAAGGAGAACCAGGCCAAGGTCTTCAAGGAGGAGGGCACCTTCCCGTCCATCCCGGCCCTGTACGACGACCCGTCGATCCAGAACTTCACCAAGCCGTTCTTCGGCGACGCCCCCATCGGCAAGATCTACTCCGACGCCGCCAAGGCGCTCAAGCCGCAGCACCTCGGCCCGAAGGAGGCCGACGTGCGCACGGCCATCGGCAACGGCCTGGGCCGCGTCGAGCAGGGCAAGCAGACGCCGGAAGAGGCGTGGGCGCAGGTGCTCGAGGACGTCAAGAAGATCAAATGA